The Cuculus canorus isolate bCucCan1 chromosome 5, bCucCan1.pri, whole genome shotgun sequence genome window below encodes:
- the INAFM2 gene encoding putative transmembrane protein INAFM2, with protein sequence MKEKEAGAERGKPATYTGDKKARMAAKTNKKWVRLATVLAYVLSVSLAAIVLAVYYSLIWQPVRGGSGSGPGPGPAASPAPPAPGPARDAPSAPPPPAHTDRAGALAGGGGR encoded by the coding sequence atgaaggagaaggaggcGGGGGCGGAGCGGGGCAAGCCCGCCACTTACACCGGGGACAAGAAGGCGCGCATGGCGGCCAAGACCAACAAGAAGTGGGTGCGCCTCGCCACCGTGCTCGCCTACGTGCTCTCCGTCTCGCTCGCCGCCATCGTCCTCGCCGTCTATTACAGCCTCATCTGGCAGCCGGTGCGCGGCGGCTCTGGCtccggccccggccccggccccgccgcctccccggCCCCGCCGGCCCCGGGCCCCGCGCGGGACGCGCCctccgcgccgccgccgcccgcccaCACCGACCGCGCGGGGGCCCtggcggggggcggcgggcgcTGA